From Nicotiana tabacum cultivar K326 chromosome 15, ASM71507v2, whole genome shotgun sequence, the proteins below share one genomic window:
- the LOC142169649 gene encoding uncharacterized protein LOC142169649 — MERPLSMDVLALANGFLMLDILEPSQVLAYVVAQSSLLVSIKVCQFDDPHLLVLNYTMQQGGAKEVVIGNDGVIRLQGWICIPNVDGLRELISEEPHSLRYSIHPCVKFEHQKQDGLTQRLEIPEWKWERLTIDLVVGFPWTLRKYDAVWVTVTG, encoded by the exons ATGGAGAGGCCACTATCCATGGATGTTCTGGCTTTGGCCAATGGATTCTTGatgttggatattttggagcctagccAAGTTCTTGCTTATGTTGTGGCACAATCATCATTATTGGTGAGCATCAAGGTttgccagtttgatgatcctcacttattGGTGTTGAATTATACGATGcaacagggtggtgccaaggaggttgtgattggaAATGATGGTGTTATCCGGCTTCAAGGCTGGATTTGTATTCCGAAcgttgatgggttgagagagttgataAGTGAGGAGCCTCACAGTTTgcgctattccattcacccaTGT GTGAAGTTTGAGCATCAGAAACAGGATGGGTTgactcagagattggaaataccggagtggaaatgggagcgactCACTATAGATTTGGTGGTAGGCTTTCCATggaccttgaggaaatatgatgcagtttgggttactGTGActggttga